One Glycine max cultivar Williams 82 chromosome 3, Glycine_max_v4.0, whole genome shotgun sequence DNA window includes the following coding sequences:
- the LOC106798240 gene encoding uncharacterized mitochondrial protein AtMg00810-like, with the protein MGFVIEGKEGKVLKLNKALYGLKQAPRAWNTFIDKYFQDNGFVHCQNEYALYVKTFNNGDVLFICLYVDDLIFTGNNPNLFEDLKESMSREFDMTDMGLMSYYLGMEVKQTENGIFVSQESYTKEVLKKFNMLDCNPVNTPMEGGLKLSKFDEGEKVDSTVFKSLVGSFRYLTNTRPDILYAVGVVCRFTEAPTSPYLKAAKRILRYLKGTIDFGLFYSPSNNYKLVGFCDSDFAGDVDDRKSTTGFVFFMGDCVFTWSSKKQGIVTLSTCEAEYVVATSCTCHAIWLRRLLEELQLLQKESTKIYVDNRSAQELAKNPVFHERCKHIDTRYHFIRECITKKEVELTHVETQDQVADIFTKPLKFEDFRRLRARLGVQKNFPIKGGC; encoded by the coding sequence ATGGGTTTTGTCATCGAAGGTAAAGAAGGAAAagtcttgaaattgaacaaggcGTTGTATGGTCTAAAGCAAGCACCGAGGGCATGGAATACTTTCATTGACAAGTACTTCCAAGACAATGGGTTTGTTCATTGTCAAAATGAGTATGCTCTTTatgttaaaacttttaataatggtgatgtcttatttatttgtctttatgtGGATGACCTTATCTTTACCGGCAATaacccaaatttgtttgaagACCTCAAGGAGTCCATGTCTCGTGAATTTGATATGACAGATATGGGACTCATGTCATATTACTTGGGAATGGAAGTGAAGCAAACGGAGAATGGTATCTTTGTCTCACAAGAAAGCTACACAAAAGAAGTgttgaagaaatttaatatgCTTGATTGCAATCCCGTGAACACTCCTATGGAAGGTGGCTTGAAGTTATCAAAGTTTGATGAAGGAGAGAAGGTAGACTCCACGGTCTTCAAGAGTCTTGTGGGGAGTTTTAGGTATCTAACCAATACAAGGCCCGATATTCTATATGCGGTGGGAGTTGTGTGTCGCTTTACGGAGGCTCCTACATCTCCTTATCTAAAAGCCGCAAAAAGAATTCTTCGTTACTTGAAAGGtacaattgattttggattgttTTATTCTCCCTCCAATAACTATAAGCTTGTGGGATTTTGTGATAGTGATTTTGCCGGAGATGttgatgatagaaaaagtactaccggatttgtattttttatgggtGATTGTGTTTTTACATGGAGTTCTAAGAAGCAAGGCATTGTGACACTTTCTACTTGTGAAGCCGAGTATGTAGTTGCAACTTCTTGCACATGTCATGCCATTTGGCTAAGAAGATTGTTGGAGGAACTTCAGTTGTTGCAAAAGGAAAGCACAAAGATCTATGTTGATAATAGATCTGCACAAGAGCTTGCCAAGAATCCGGTGTTCCATGAACGATGTAAGCATATAGATACAAGGTATCATTTCATTAGAGAGTGCATTACAAAAAAAGAAGTAGAATTGACTCATGTGGAAACTCAAGATCAAGTTGCGGATATTTTCACCAAGCCTCTCAAATTTGAAGATTTTCGAAGATTGCGAGCAAGACTTGGTGTGCAGAAGAATTTTCCAATTAAGGGAGGAtgttag
- the LOC100789844 gene encoding uclacyanin-3, with translation MASAIAASFLVLLLAFPTVFGADHEVGDTSGWALGVNYNTWASGKTFTVGDTLVFKYDSTHQVDEVDESGYNSCSSSNSIKNYQDGNSKIELTSPGKRYFLCPISGHCAGGMKLQINVAAASGTPPTTPSGTPPTTPSNPSPSPPSESGSTNTTSPPKPSGAVTVSSGIGLLVGSFFVSAIMFGFMG, from the exons ATGGCTAGCGCAATTGCAGCTTCTTTTTTGGTTCTGCTTCTGGCTTTCCCCACTGTATTTGGAGCTGACCATGAAGTTGGTGACACTAGTGGATGGGCCCTCGGAGTTAATTACAACACCTGGGCCTCTGGGAAAACTTTCACAGTTGGTGACACTTTGG TGTTCAAGTATGACTCCACTCATCAAGTTGATGAGGTTGATGAGAGTGGATACAACAGCTGCAGCTCAAGCAACAGCATCAAGAACTACCAAGATGGAAACTCCAAGATTGAATTGACTTCACCAGGCAAAAGGTACTTCTTGTGCCCCATTTCAGGCCACTGTGCTGGAGGCATGAAGCTGCAAATTAATGTGGCTGCTGCTAGTGGGACCCCCCCAACAACCCCAAGTGGCACCCCACCAACCACCCCATCAaacccttctccttctcctcccTCTGAGTCAGGATCCACCAACACCACTTCACCACCAAAGCCTAGTGGAGCTGTAACTGTTTCCAGTGGCATTGGCCTTTTGGTGGGGTCTTTCTTTGTGTCAGCAATTATGTTTGGTTTCATGGGCTAG